One Rhizophagus irregularis chromosome 5, complete sequence DNA window includes the following coding sequences:
- a CDS encoding uncharacterized protein (SECRETED:cutsite_VTG-HC; SECRETED:prob_0.7012); SECRETED:SignalP(1-24) — protein MWLNRSLLGFLFLTLFYLLPVVTGHCTTVTKTRHYTKTIRPTNCPKATTTTTTSITTTTSTTTTVTTSTVTVLPAIVKRTNNRVKCIPDKKVYQSSKCSKCKRCRNKHDKRCKKRYNECKKCKVTVYCTPTVTLPCQKPKTVTTTAFATSTAIATTTITSIFSTNTPTCKPVCALLDACNLDTFQTCCNLCCTSIGGVSKCCSSDGLGSQCPNAIHKRLKSSDSDRPYMIKEGKKTFL, from the coding sequence ATGTGGTTGAATAGAAGTTTATTAGGCTTTCTCTTCTTGACACTCTTTTATTTGTTGCCTGTAGTAACTGGACATTGCACTACCGTTACCAAAACACGGCATTATACTAAGACCATTCGCCCTACAAATTGCCCAAAGGCTACTACCACCACTACTACGTCTATAACTACAACTACGTCCACAACAACTACAGTCACAACTTCAACCGTCACAGTACTCCCAGCTATTGTAAAAAGAACGAATAACCGGGTTAAATGTATTCCTGATAAAAAAGTCTATCAATCTTCCAAATGTAGTAAATGTAAAAGGTGCAGGAATAAACATGACAAAAGGTGCAAAAAGAGGTATAACGAATGTAAAAAGTGCAAAGTTACCGTCTATTGTACTCCAACCGTTACCTTGCCATGTCAAAAGCCCAAAACTGTAACCACCACCGCTTTTGCAACCTCCACTGCAATTGCTACTACCACTATCACCAGTATATTCTCCACCAATACTCCCACTTGCAAACCTGTTTGTGCTCTACTTGATGCATGTAACCTTGATACCTTTCAAACTTGCTGTAATTTATGCTGCACTAGTATAGGTGGTGTCAGTAAATGTTGCAGCAGTGATGGTTTGGGTAGCCAATGTCCTAATGCTATCCACAAAAGATTAAAATCTTCTGATTCAGACCGTCCATATATGATTAAAGAGGGTAAAAAGACATTTTTGTAA